A stretch of Schistocerca nitens isolate TAMUIC-IGC-003100 chromosome 6, iqSchNite1.1, whole genome shotgun sequence DNA encodes these proteins:
- the LOC126262753 gene encoding trypsin-7-like encodes MFRLAVLFVCLLSPGLASPTRGRLWRTGQARIIGGSEASISSFPWQVSVESAGVHICGGSLISPDWVLTSSLCLDGLNGVFEHMLQFVSLRAGTSTKGSGGVVLLAAEIYEHPLYIPITVDYDAALIKVNGSFALGPNVQAVSLPEQGYDPPVGLPVTITGWGYNVTRGSMSSVLQKVDINIVDRALCRASYVIVDVTTNMVCAGDLLRGACNGDFGGPLVSGSTQIGILSWTLFPCELGLDVYANVGSVRTWISEVSGV; translated from the exons ATGTTTCGCCTGGCAGTACTGTTCGTATGCCTCCTGTCCCCAGGTTTGGCATCGCCAACCAGGGGCCGGCTGTGGAGGACAGGACAGGCTCGCATCATCGGAGGGTCTGAGGCCAGCATCTCCAGTTTCCCTTGGCAGGTGTCTGTAGAGTCGGCGGGAGTCCACATTTGTGGAGGGTCCCTCATCAGTCCCGACTGGGTGCTGACGTCCTCGTTGTGCCTAGATGGCCTCAACGGCGTTTTCGAGCATATGCTGCAGTTCGTCTCGCTGCGTGCGGGTACATCTACGAAGGGGAGCGGCGGTGTCGTGTTGCTCGCAGCTGAGATATACGAGCACCCACTTTACATCCCCATCACGGTTGATTACGATGCCGCACTCATCAAG GTGAACGGCTCTTTCGCACTGGGTCCTAACGTGCAGGCAGTCAGCCTGCCAGAGCAAGGCTATGACCCACCAGTGGGACTGCCGGTGACGATCACTGGTTGGGGCTACAACGTCACTCGCGGCAGCATGTCCAGTGTTCTACAGAAGGTGGACATCAACATCGTGGACCGTGCCCTCTGCCGGGCGTCCTACGTGATTGTAGACGTGACAACGAACATGGTGTGCGCTGGAGACCTGCTGAGGGGCGCTTGCAATGGCGACTTTGGCGGACCGCTGGTCAGTGGTAGCACGCAGATTGGCATCTTATCCTGGACGCTCTTCCCGTGCGAGCTTGGCCTCGACGTCTACGCCAACGTGGGCAGCGTCAGGACCTGGATCAGCGAGGTCTCAGGAGTCTGA